The following proteins come from a genomic window of Lycium ferocissimum isolate CSIRO_LF1 chromosome 4, AGI_CSIRO_Lferr_CH_V1, whole genome shotgun sequence:
- the LOC132052854 gene encoding uncharacterized protein LOC132052854, which translates to MRQRKKSNSDVTQQDQHQNGHLSKFRQLFDPEASWDKDQLGDVLHWMRQLMALVCGLIWGAIPLVGGVWFMLFLALSTGIIYCYYAVVLKVDEEEFGGHGALLQEGLFASMTLFLLFWTLVYSLAHF; encoded by the exons ATGAGACAAAGGAAGAAATCAAATTCAGACGTTACACAACAAGACCAACATCAGAATGGTCACTTGTCTAAGTTCAGACAACTTTTCGATCCCGAAGCTTCTTGGGATAAG GATCAACTGGGTGATGTATTGCATTGGATGAGACAATTGATGGCTCTTGTTTGTGGATTAATATGGGGTGCCATTCCTTTGGTTGGTGGAGTCTGGTTTATGTT GTTTCTTGCACTTTCAACCGGTATTATCTACTGTTACTATGCGGTGGTGCTAAAAGTTGATGAAGAAGAATTTGGTGGGCATGGAGCTCTCCTTCAAGAAGGGCTTTTTGCTTCTATGACACTCTTTCTG CTTTTTTGGACCCTAGTCTACAGTTTGGCTCACTTCTGA